A window of Candidatus Krumholzibacteriia bacterium genomic DNA:
GATCGAGGCCCTGGGCGGGCGCATGGACGTCGACACCACGTCGACCGGGGGAGGGCGGTTCCGGTTCTCGATTCCGATCGAGAGTCGTGAACCCACGGAAGCCGATGCGCCGACCGCGAGCCGGCAGCCGGGCGACACACCGGTCGTGCGTGTCCAGATCGCCGACGACCACGACGTGATCCGCGAAGGCATCGCCGTCGCCCTCGACGAACAGCCTGGCATCGAGGTGGTGGGAGAGGCCGCCAACGGTCGCGACGCCGTGGCCATGGTCGAGCGCGGCCGTCCCGACGTGATCGTCATGGACTTCCAGATGCCGTTGGTCGACGGCGTCGAGGCCACGCGTGAGATCCTCGACCGCTGGCCCGACGTGCGGGTGATCGGACTGTCCGTGCAGGACGACCCGAAGGTCGTCGAGGCCATGAAGAAGGCCGGTGCACGTCGCTTCGTGTCGAAGCACGCCCCGATGTCCGATTTGATCCGCGTGATCCGCGAGGTCGCGGGCGAGGGCGTTCCGGCGAGCCCTTCGGCCTCGGCGGCCGAGTCGTCCTGAGCGGGCGATGGTGAACGCGAAGGGGGCGAGCCGTCCGGGCCCGCCCCCTTTCGTGGTAGCTCCTCGGCGGCTCAGCGCTCGCCCTGCGTCTCCGGCAGGTCCACGGTCACCGTGCTCACATCCACGGTGATCTCGTCCAGACGGCCCTGGGTCGACGGACGCACCTCGTCCTGCACGCGGCCGCCCAGGTGCTTGGCCAGGAATTTCTCCATGGCCACGGCCAGGGCCTTGCGGTTGTTCGGAGCCCGGAAGCCGTGGCCCTCGTCGGGTGCCACGACGTACTCCACCGGCTTGCCCTTCTTGCGCAGCGCCGTGACGATCTGATCGCTCTCGTGCTGCTTCACGCGAGGGTCGTTGGCGCCGTGCACCACGAGGAGCGGAGCTTCGATCCGGTCGACGTGGAACAGCGGCGAACGCGCGATCAGGTCCAGACGGTCGCTCTCGACCGCGGGATTGCCCACGCGCTTGTACCAGCTGCCCTCGAGGAAGGGCTTCCAGTACTCGGGGAAGCTCTCGATCAGCGTGATCAGGTTCGACGGGCCCACGTAGGGGATCCCGCAGGCGTAGAGGTCGGGGGTGAAGGTCACGCCGGCCAGCGTGGCGTAGCCGCCGTAGCTGCCGCCGTAGATCCCCACGCGCTCGGGGTCGGCCACGCCGCGGTCGACCAGGTACCGCACGGCGTCGGTGATGTCGTGCTGCATGGCGCCGATGCCCCACTCGCGGTTGCCGGCGTTCAGGTACTGCTTCCCGTAGCCGGTGCTCGAGCGGTAGTTCACCTGCATGACGGCGTAGCCGCGGTTGGCCAGGAACTGCGCGTAGGGGTCGTAGCCCCAGGTGTCGCGCGCCCACGGACCGCCGTGGATGTACATCACGGTCGGCAGCTTCTCCGGCTCGACGCCCTGCGGCACGGTGAGGTAGCCGTGGATCTCCATGCCGTCGCGGGCGGTGAAGGTCACCGGCTCCATGGGTGCGAGGTGTTCGCTCGGCAGGTCGGGACGCGAACGGTACTGCAGCGTGGCGTCGCCGCTCTTGGTGTCGAAGAGGTACACCGAACCCGGATCGACGTCGCTGTAGACGGCCACGAGCATCCTGCTCATGTCGCGCGTCATGCTCGTGGGCGAGATCTCTCCGTCGGGAAGGGCGGCCTCCATGCGCTTCCAGAGCCGCTCGGCCTCGTCGGTCTGCGGGTACACGCGCTGGCGGTCGCCGACGTAGGTCGTGGCCATCAGCTCGTCGGTCTCGGGGTGGAAGAAGGCGCCGCCGAAGTCGACCTCGTTCTCGGGGTCGCTCTCGACCAGCTCCATGTCGCCGGTCTCGATGTCCATCAGCATGAGGCGGCTCAGATCCACGTCGTCGCCCATGTTGCTGACCATGTAGACGTGCTGGCCGTCGGGGCGGAAGCTCGAGGGGTACAGGGTCTCCTGGTAGGTCGACTCGTGGAGCTTGGTGTAGCCCTGCAGGTCGACGCGCAGCAGCTCGGTGCCTCCGCTCGGAGTCTGCCGGGTGGCCAGGCGCAGGCGGCCGTCGAGGTCGAAGACCCAGCTGCCGATGGCGTCCTCGTTCTTGCGCA
This region includes:
- a CDS encoding S9 family peptidase; this encodes MRRIPAPGLWILPLAASILLAPGSFALADDHGDDGLPPLLDRELFFGDPEISGSQLSPDGAWMTFLKPYEGARNIWIKRAEEPFDTARPLTADDRPVPGYFWSRDSEHVLYVQDKDGDENFHVWAVDPGDDRDPDTGVPPARNLTPVEGARASIYSVPKNTPDIIIVGLNDRDPRFSDVYAVEIATGERKLVRKNEDAIGSWVFDLDGRLRLATRQTPSGGTELLRVDLQGYTKLHESTYQETLYPSSFRPDGQHVYMVSNMGDDVDLSRLMLMDIETGDMELVESDPENEVDFGGAFFHPETDELMATTYVGDRQRVYPQTDEAERLWKRMEAALPDGEISPTSMTRDMSRMLVAVYSDVDPGSVYLFDTKSGDATLQYRSRPDLPSEHLAPMEPVTFTARDGMEIHGYLTVPQGVEPEKLPTVMYIHGGPWARDTWGYDPYAQFLANRGYAVMQVNYRSSTGYGKQYLNAGNREWGIGAMQHDITDAVRYLVDRGVADPERVGIYGGSYGGYATLAGVTFTPDLYACGIPYVGPSNLITLIESFPEYWKPFLEGSWYKRVGNPAVESDRLDLIARSPLFHVDRIEAPLLVVHGANDPRVKQHESDQIVTALRKKGKPVEYVVAPDEGHGFRAPNNRKALAVAMEKFLAKHLGGRVQDEVRPSTQGRLDEITVDVSTVTVDLPETQGER